A genomic region of Haliotis asinina isolate JCU_RB_2024 chromosome 1, JCU_Hal_asi_v2, whole genome shotgun sequence contains the following coding sequences:
- the LOC137292320 gene encoding serine/threonine-protein kinase SIK3-like yields MAAAKSTSRGISGSGGPVRVGYYEMETTIGKGNFAVVKRASHIVTKTKVAIKIIDKTQLCEDNLKKIFREIKIMKLLKHPHIIRLHQVMETERMLYLVTEYASGGEIFDHLVAHGRMNEKEARKKFKQIVAAVSYCHCRHIVHRDLKAENLLLDANLNIKIADFGFSNYFSPGTKLKTWCGSPPYAAPELFEGREYDAPKVDVWSLGVVLYVLVCGALPFDGSTLQSLRSRVLSGKFRIPFFMSTECENLIRHMLIVDANKRLSVDQIITHKWMKLGDIDEEFQEMIQEYNQVDDLDPSRTIQPNPQILQYIEELGFDKERTLKSVLEQCYDHHSAIYHLLLEKYRKHPKTLTSKLPSIILPQNLPIATRTERRSSITTGVVERVEVPVEVHEGERASPQPPTTLPLLAAHLSAITQVQFNNDKNQLSAPEDSNQSDSDEEPCPEALARYLAMRRHTVGVGDPRHEAPEDARVKMAQNQALIATPQPTFFMPFTTFPNTNLPQYLPAVSSPLQNVSITDHNLLQPPIPGQGTSQMGRRASDGGANIHRFSQHFQRQMYFDSQPGSHEGLSPLSQTTLSPTGLSPLSQSTLSPTGIPLPTPSLQNSITVEEVEDGGSDQEPDADAVHRYLNNRGWSKRHTLAMANPMNEIPEELQQKLSLQPIRHRRGGGLLSPTERSTTRDSFKDITTLHLPNERFSPVRRASDGLANLPKYQQLHLEKIFNQTLGAQQQQQQQQQQQGQGSRHNSQNSVKAIQQECQELQKQAGSVDVEKQAELQQKHTMSRFQQSLQTSSTLQRSPVPSPPLPASPSFQRQQVTSDVLPGNLYQHLQRLHLQQIQTSSASSPFSRTSPPTLSSVLPPSQRSESPTQNYTHLLQNYPQSHQRSSSPPNFQNLHMIREDAGDAAEPMRTEEEDMFVDTTASSEKNAQEVRHRQFAGKPQISITDTQGHVTDVTNEDDERVLERTNVPKTVASGASGVSSGVGASPLQSTMTSDPIQTGHHPRQPGSPNFPLYLFNNYVNTNLAGIQPPLFPPDDAAAEMGMVNLCNSQFILNSTRLHRSNQSRFRRHHTLHDARDPFFQYSLQNTPLINTDSIPRGHSFDQADLQSRTVLDLSPQHTHITHSHSQEKVVSSPINGCYFTSPSPSSLDSSKVVININRDLHKSMDDVFSAIKNMLDTRCPDVDYHCSQNLFRLQNADVQVELEICDGDVPGVQVRKLSGDSLQYSRLCHDLLSCMNN; encoded by the exons ATCACCTTGTTGCTCATGGCAGAATGAATGAAAAAGAAGCACGAAAGAAGTTCAAACAGATTGTAGCTGCTGTGTCTTACTGCCACTGTCGTCACATCGTCCACAGGGATCTCAAGGCTGAAAACCTACTGCTGGACGCAAACCTGAATATCAAAATAGCTG ATTTTGGGTTCAGCAACTATTTCTCCCCTGGAACCAAACTGAAAACATGGTGTGGCAGTCCACCATATGCTGCCCCAGAGCTGTTCGAAGGGAGGGAGTATGACGCCCCCAAGGTGGACGTCTGG AGCCTGGGGGTCGTTCTCTATGTACTTGTGTGTGGTGCTCTGCCATTTGATGGCAGCACACTGCAGTCGCTGCGATCTCGGGTGCTCAGCGGCAAATTCCGCATTCCATTTTTCATGTCTACAG AGTGTGAAAACTTAATCCGACACATGCTGATTGTCGACGCCAACAAGAGGTTGTCAGTGGACCAGATCATTACACATAAGTGGATGAAGCTCGGCGACATTGATGAGGAGTTCCAGGAAATGATCCAGGAGTACAACCAAGTTGACGACCTGGACCCAAGTCGCACAATCCAACCGAACCCCCAGATCCTGCAGTATATTGAAGAACTAGGCTTTGACAAGGAGAGAACCTTAAAG TCTGTTTTAGAGCAGTGCTACGACCACCACAGTGCAATCTACCATCTACTCCTTGAGAAATACAGAAAGCATCCAAAGACATTGACCAGCAAGCTTCCTAGTATAATTCTGCCCCAGAACTTGCCCATAGCAACGAGGACAGAGAGGAGGTCCAGCATCACCACTGGTGTGG TGGAACGAGTAGAGGTGCCAGTGGAGGTCCACGAAGGGGAAAGGGCGTCTCCTCAACCCCCCACCACCCTGCCCCTCCTAGCTGCTCATCTAAGTGCCATTACCCAAGTGCAATTTAACAACGACAAAAATCAACTCTCAGCT CCGGAGGATAGCAATCAGTCAGATTCCGACGAGGAGCCCTGTCCAGAGGCTCTGGCACGGTATTTGGCGATGCGGCGACACACTGTGGGAGTTGGCGACCCCCGGCATGAGGCGCCAGAAGATGCCAGAGTGAAGATGGCTCAGAACCAAGCTCTCATAGCCACGCCCCAGCCAACGTTTTTCATGCCATTCACAACGTTCCCCAACACAAACCTCCCGCAGTACCTCCCAGCAGTCTCCTCACCCCTTCAGAACGTCTCTATCACTGATCACAACTTGCTTCAGCCTCCCATTCCAGGGCAAG GTACATCCCAGATGGGGAGAAGAGCATCTGATGGCGGTGCTAACATCCACCGCTTCTCACAACACTTCCAACGCCAGATGTACTTTGATAGCCAACCAGGAAGTCATGAAGGGTTGTCTCCCCTCAGTCAGACTACGTTGTCCCCGACAGGGTTGTCTCCCCTAAGCCAGTCAACACTGTCCCCTACCGGAATCCCACTGCCCACGCCTTCCCTGCAGAACTCTATCACAGTTGAGGAGGTGGAGGATGGGGGATCGGACCAGGAGCCTGACGCTGATGCAGTGCACAG ATATTTAAACAACCGCGGGTGGTCCAAACGACACACATTAGCGATGGCTAATCCAATGAATGAGATTCCTGAGGAGCTGCAGCAAAAACTGTCCCTCCAGCCAATTAGACACAGACGAGGTGGGGGCCTCCTGTCCCCCACAGAACGCTCAACTA CTCGTGACTCCTTCAAGGACATCACTACACTCCATCTTCCCAACGAGCGGTTTTCACCAGTGAGGCGGGCTAGTGATGGTCTGGCTAACCTGCCAAAGTACCAACAGCTTCACCTGGAGAAGATTTTCAATCAGACCCTTGGTGctcagcagcaacaacagcagcaacaacaacagcagggTCAGGGGTCGCGACACAACAGTCAGAACAGTGTCAAGGCCATTCAGCAGGAATGCCAAGAACTGCAG AAACAAGCTGGTTCAGTGGATGTAGAAAAACAAGCAGAACtgcaacaaaaacacacaatgtCCCGCTTTCAACAATCTCTTCAG ACATCATCCACTCTGCAGAGATCTCCCGTGCCTTCCCCACCTCTCCCAGCATCTCCCAGTTTCCAGCGGCAACAAGTCACATCAGATGTGTTGCCAGGCAACCTTTATCAGCACCTTCAGCGACTGCACTTACAGCAGATCCAGACATCGAGTGCCTCCTCCCCATTCAGCCGAACCTCACCCCCGACATTGTCCTCTGTCCTTCCACCATCTCAGCGTTCAGAGTCACCCACCCAGAACTacacccaccttctgcagaacTACCCCCAGTCCCACCAGCGTAGCAGCTCACCTCCCAACTTCCAGAATCTCCACATGATCCGCGAGGACGCAGGGGATGCCGCCGAACCCATGAGGACAGAAGAAGAGGACATGTTTGTAGATACAACAGCAAGCAGCGAAAAAAATGCACAGGAAGTGAGACATAGACAGTTTGCGGGTAAACCGCAAATCAGCATTACTGATACACAAGgtcatgtgactgatgtgacaAACGAAGACGATGAGCGTGTGTTAGAAAGAACGAATGTGCCAAAGACTGTGGCTTCCGGGGCCTCAGGAGTGTCATCAGGGGTCGGAGCCAGTCCGCTGCAGTCAACTATGACCTCCGACCCCATTCAAACAGGTCATCACCCCCGACAACCCGGTTCCCCCAATTTTCCCCTCTATCTTTTTAATAACTATGTGAATACAAACCTGGCAGGCATCCAGCCGCCATTGTTCCCACCAGATGATGCCGCTGCGGAGATGGGCATGGTCAACTTGTGCAACTCCCAGTTCATCCTCAACAGCACTCGACTCCACCGAAGCAACCAGTCACGGTTCCGGCGCCATCACACCCTCCACGATGCCCGTGACCCCTTCTTCCAGTACTCCCTTCAAAATACACCTCTCATTAACACAGACTCTATACCTCGAGGTCACAGCTTCGACCAGGCCGACCTCCAGTCAAGGACAGTCCTTGATCTCTCACCCCAACACACCCACATCACGCACTCCCACAGCCAGGAGAAAGTAGTGTCATCACCTATCAATGGCTGCTATTTCACCTCCCCATCGCCAAGTAGTTTAGACTCTTCCAAAGTGGTCATCAACATCAACCGGGACCTTCACAAATCTATGGACGATGTATTTTCTGCCATAAAAAATATGTTAGATACTCGATGTCCAGATGTGGATTATCACTGCTCGCAGAACTTGTTCCGTCTGCAGAACGCTGACGTGCAGGTGGAGCTGGAGATTTGTGACGGGGACGTTCCGGGAGTGCAGGTGCGGAAGCTGTCTGGGGACAGTCTCCAGTACTCCCGGTTGTGTCATGATCTGCTCTCCTGCATGAATAACTAA